The window ATTGATTCCTTTAATTGTTCCTGGAGTTAGAACTTTCCCCTAAGGGCTCCTGATGGCGGTTGTCTAGCTGTTGTTCTTCGAACTGGGTTTGAAACAAGTCAAGGGAAACTAATGAGGACCATTTTGTTTTCCACAGAAAGGGTacttaaaatttcattcataGTTGACTGAGGATTACTGAAACTTTTATGAAACATTCTTTTTCTAATTCCTAATTTGGATTCTTCTTTTGATTATACTTGTTGAAGGTTACTGCCAATAGTTGGGAAAGTGGGTTGTTCATCCTATTTTTAGTCGTGTTTGCAGTAATTGCTGCTGGTTATGTACTTAAAAAGGTAAAGTACTACTCCTTTTTTAGGTActttttggaattttgtataAGTTGGCCTATGCTAATGTGATTTTCTTAATGCAGGGACTAGAGGATCCCACGAGGAGCAAGTACAAGCTTTTCCTGAGTTGTTCACTTATCATAACATCTGTAATTCCACCTGAACTGCCAATGGAATTATCAATAGCAGTTAATACATCTCTTATTGCATTGGCACGGCGTGGAATTTTTTGTACCGAACCTTTTCGCATCCCGTTTGCAGGAAAGGTAAGTTAATGTAGCCAATTAGTcatcctttctctctctctctctctctctctcactcactaGTCCTTGAATTGCTACTTTTCTTATTAAATCAGAGATGGTGTTTGCCTTTCTGACATTAGTTGGTTGCCTTGGCTGTTTTAGTTGGGTTGCCATTCCTTCACTTTTGAGAGATGATAAAGGTTATAGATTAGTGTAATTTATCAAGAAACGCCAGCCTTATCAAGAACTGAACTTGTGCTTCTTTTCTCATTGACTCGTACATTAGCGTTTATGACGTACATTTATTTCTTGATTGTATGGTTACACTCTCGCATATGTGGTGATTTGGGGCACAGTGTGTGCTAGGGCTTGTGTATCAACAGGTCACCTTATATTAAGCACTGTCCTCATTTTTGTCCTGCAGGTTGATATATGTTGTTTCGATAAAACTGGAACACTTACATCAGATGACATGGTATGCTTCTTACATAACCTGATGTTGCGTGTTGGTTTTTGATATTGAATTTCCTTATATCTTGTTGCTGGTTTCAGGAGTTCCGTGGAGTTGTTGGGTTGACAGAGAGTGCAGATTTAGAATCTGATATGACTAAAGTGCCTGTCCGAACAGCAGAAATTTTGGCCTCTTGTCATGCCTTGGTGTTTGTGGATAACAAACTGGTATGCTTATGTAATTTTTGGCATGCTGTTCCTAGAATCCCTGAATTTTGGTTGTGAGCCATTTTCTATTATTGTACCAGTTCACCTTTAcatttgttttccttggatgAAGGAAATATAGTTGGAATGCATATGATTAGAGTATGTCAAACAAGCTTGTAGTATAGTTGAAGCACAAGAAAATGTAATATTGAACTGTAAAGGCCTGTATTGCCATAACAAGTCTGGTCGTCTATTCCCACCTTCTATGTCagctgaattaaaaaaaaaaaaattgtctctgTTGATGCATGGAGGCAAAAATGGAGTTTAGTACAATTCACTAGTAGTATGGTTACCTGGTTCTGTGGCAGTTTTCTAGCAAAACAATTGGTATTTGTATttctgagtttttttaattgtgttaattTATGATGACTTagataaatgttattttaatactCCTTAGACTGGACTGTTTattacgtttcatttacttgtAACCAAAGGCTGTAGTGCCTCTGCAGTGTACTGTATCCTGtcatttcataaataataaactcAGTCTTCTACTATTTTGTCCTCAAGAACTCTAAGCTTGCATGAATTAACACCCTTAAAGaactgccttttctttttttctctaagaGATCTAAGTTTCAATGAAGCTTGAAGTATCCCTCTCCCTTACTACACTTGTGATTGTTGTGACTAGTAACCATCACTCTGAATCAACTTTGGAGATGCCTTCTGGCTTCTCACCTTTTTGAGAACCAATAAGATGGCAAGGAGGGAGTTGTGCCAGACTTTTTTCCCCACACTTCTCATACTGAATCTGCACTGTAAATGAATGGGAATCGTAAAAGTAAAACAGGGTATGGCCAGCTATCCATGATAGTCTTGTCCCCTTTAAGAAGTATTAGGTGTATTACTTTATTGGGTTTCTATCCCATTATCATCTTATGGTTGTCTTTACTGATGTCTAGGCCTTCCCCTCAGAATAAAGTGTTTGCAGAAATGTCATTTTTGATAGAACAACACATGAAACAAGTTTTCTTGGAATTAGTTTCATCGAGGCCTTGGGAAATTAACAGCTATATTTTACTGAAATGTCATATTGTATGCTATTCATTGTTCTTGGTGCATCATTAAGATTCCGCCTTACCATACTTTCAAGATAGCACAAGCAAACTATTTACTGATGAAGGCAGCTGGCTGACACGGGCTAAAATCCTTTACATATGTTTGCTGTCCCTCGAGAATGCTCTAACATTTCCATAATTGCTTGTAGGTTGGTGATCCTCTTGAGAAGGCTGCACTTACAGGAATAGACTGGAGTTATAAATCTGATGAAAAGGCGATGCCCAAAAAGTAAGTTGTGGAAATTGCTCCCAGTGGATTGATTTGATTTGTATGTCTACAATGTCATTTTTCTCCTGCTTAATCTCTGCCTAgaatatattttgattgaaatCTTGATGTGGTCATGATCTGTTTTAAAAGGCTATTCTATtactattaaaagaaaatgaattgaagGGAAACAAGGCATGTGTTATAGATTTAATATGCAGTGTAGAATAGATTGAAGGGAGAGATATTTCATAAATAGAGCCAAGTCCAAGGAGAATGATGAAAGAGAGGAATTCAATCACAGGCAATAAAGAGTGCAATATTGATCGAGTTCATTTTCATGGATTGGCTCTTGTTTAAAGCATTTTAAATGTGCTAATTATAGTGCAAAATATTGGAGAAAGTCATTCAACTATTAAGTCATTAAATGACACAAGGATAATATCAAGCTAGTTTTCAACTTTCATCTACATTGAAGCATGGGAAAAATTATCATGTCTTTTAGGAATCCTCATATAGTTAGTCTGTAAGAACTAGCTGGTAGATAATCAGACTGTGAAGGCAAATGGTTCCATGGAAAGATTTTTTCACAGCAAACTCTGCATCCTAATTCATTGTGTTGGTGTGACAGTCTACCAGTCACTCTTAAATGTCTATAAGAAACGAGTTTCCTTCTGttagatattttgttttctttatttttcggAGCACATGGAGTTTGTGGTTTCCTGCATGAAGTTTTCTTTTGACAAGTGATAGATGTATTGAAATGCCCAAATGGAGGTGAGGTGAACCATGTAGGCATTAAGCAAGACATATACTGATGAGAAAGACAGAAATTGGAAGAATGAAAGTTATGGATGAAAGGAAATAAGAGAACCAGATCAAATCCCATTTTGAGTTTTTCGTAGTCTGGGTTTATTTCATTAGGCAGTTTCATTGCAATTATTTGTCATTCTTATGAGTTGCAGAGGAGGTGGCAATGCCGTGCAGATTGTTCAGAGACATCACTTTGCATCCCATTTGAAACGAATGGCAGTTGTTGTTCGCATACAGGAGGAATTCTTGGCATTTGTGAAGGTCagttgcttatgcttttcatatGAGTTACTGGACTTGAACAAATTTGGCGAGCAATTCACAGATTTAAGATATTGACCTTTTCATTTGCTGAGGACTCTGTAaacatttgtttgtttttaaatatttcaatcaCTAGATGGGCCACTATAAGATGTTTTGCAAAGGAGTGTATTGGAAGCTGATCTAAATGTGGTTCTGAGCCTCAATTGCCACATTATGACAATATTTTGCTAATTCTTTGACCCATCACAACATTATCATTTGTTACTTGATTAGTGACCATTTTCTAATTTCATTGCCTgccaaaatacaataatatgaaaaaagaattgCTGATTTAATTGCAGTCTATCTTTTACTGTCCTTGGAGATAATATcatcatgatttttgttttggatgttTCAGGGTGCACCTGAAACTATTCAGGATAGACTCATTGACTTGCCACCATCATATGTTGATACATATAAAAAGTACACACGTCAAGGGTCTCGAGTTCTGGCCCTTGCTTTCAAGTACCTTCCGGACATGACAGTAAGTTTCTAATATCTTTTACTTTCTTCTCGCCTTTGTATTTACTTAAATAGTGTGCGTATTCTATTTTGACTTCCACTGTTATATGCACTTGATACTTTTTCTGATCCACTTGTGAAAAGGTTGTTTGAACCCTatcttcaattttattgtttgtcaTTCATAATGCTAGATGCGGGCCATACATTGAATCTTAACTTGTAAATACAATTATAGGATTAAACTGATAAATATTCCATGTGAAAGTATCACGACCATTTCCACCGAGCTTCATCGTTTTGCCAGGTCATCTTGAAACACATTTCTGGAGATGTTAGGAATGCACGAGTGACATATTTGTTGTCTTCTTTGTTGTTCAGTCTTCTTtgttttgcatcatttttaattCTCTATAATGCCAATCATGAAattcttgcttttgtttttgccCCTTGTCAATTCAAGCAGCAAACTATACAAGTTAGTTAAAatgatatgttattttacatgttttttgtgGAGCAATAATTACTATAGTAATTTGTAGTTTAGTGTGAAATGCAAATCACTCATTTGTTCTCGTGATGAGGCATGGGATTTACCTTATCTGAATTTTCTCGTTGTATAGATTTGTTCAGTGTGTATATGAACTTGCTTGCTGAACGGCAATAAAGGATCCTTACAGTCAACCCCAAGTAGTTTGGGATCAATGTCCTGTTGTATAAATTTGTTCAATGTGTATACCATGCATGCTGAAGTTgctatatcttttttttcccatgaaGGTTAGTGAAGCTAGAAGCTTGGACAGAGATGTAGTGGAGACTGGTCTTGCATTTGCTGGCTTTGCAGTAAGCAATAAATCCTCCAACCATGATGCAACCCCACCAAccccaacccccccccccccccccccccaaaaaaaaaaaaaaaaagaaaagaaaagaaaagaaaaaaaagaaacccctTTCTGGGTTCTGTAATTTGCTTGTCAATAATTACTTTCTGTATTCTTGTCATTATTAAAGTTTCATGATTGTAATTACAGGTATTCAACTGCCCTATAAGAGAGGATTCTGCTAGTGTATTGTCTGAATTAAAGAATTCATCTCATGACTTGGTAAGTGGTACCTTCTCAGTAATTTTAGGTGGCATATGTATGTATGCCACATTCAACATATTAGATCACCTgctgataaattaaaaaatattatgtttattggttttctttgttatggaTTTCAATAACtccagttttgtttttttttcattggaatCAAGAAGTGCTCCTTGTGGCTTTTAAGGGTTTAGAACTGCTTGATAAatgaaatttgagttttttgcaGCTTTGTGTAttcctcatttgattgaaaatagCACTCATGATGTTCACTGTTTTTAGGTGATGATCACTGGTGACCAAGCTTTGACAGCTTGCCATGTTGCTAGCCAAGTGCATATCATATCAAAGCCAGCATTAATTCTTGGTCCATCAAAGAGCGGAGAAGGATATGAGTGGATATCTCCAGATGAAATGGAGAAAATCAGTTACGGGTAAAGTTACCACctcaataaattgaaaaaaagaaagggaggcTATTTTGATACTTTATGCCCAATATTTATGGCATACTTGCTCTTTTTATCAATTGTAATTTTGATTCTTTagtctgaaaaaacaaaatgcatctAATTTCAGTGACAAAGGGGCTGAAGAATTGTCAGAGACTCATGATCTCTGTATTGGAGGTGACTGTATTGACATGTTGCAACAGAGTTCTGCTGTCCTACAAGTCATTCCTTATGTCAAGGTTCTGAATCATACTGCTTGTTGGGTGCTGGGGATTGATTTTCCATGATGGTTTCATCTTGATGATGCATGCCCATTATTATGGTTTCAGGTTTTTGCAAGAGTTGCTCCTGAGCAAAAGGAACTCATCTTGACCACTTTCAAAACTGTAGGGAGGGTCACGCTGATGTGTGGGGATGGAACCAATGATGTTGGAGCTTTGAAGCAGGTATATACATGATTTACACATGTTCTTTCATTTCTTGAGCAAATATTTGCTCCAATTGTTTTGGTACTGCATTTAACATGCACTTATTGTTTCTGTATGCATGGATAAGTAGTTCATAGCTGGTAATTAATTGATCTCTGTTTTTGAATTTCAACAACAATACATGCACACAACTGTTCCATATATTTGTTTGTGTGCATGCTTGTGTGGTTGAAGACCTTTTTAGTTCGGACTAATCATATTATTGGATGGTCACCAGGCACACTTGACTTAGAATTGACTCTTGTTGCCAGCTAGTGGACTTCAGTTGTTAGTTCAACCAGGAGccaagtattttattttcttttattttctggaCCAATCAAACTTTATTATTTCAGCTTGGGTAGGATAGATCTTTAGCGATGCCCATacaattttaaaggtaaaactTGAGGTTTGACATCAGTCTTACATGGACATAACAACAAAAACAGTATAAATACATGATACATGTTTTTCAGGCCCATGTAGGAGTAGCACTGTTGAATGCAGTGCCTCCAACAAAAAGTGGAAACTCTTCATCAGAAACATCTAAAGATGGAAATCTgaagccttcaaagtcaaaattGAAGCCTGAAGTTAGTAATCTAAATGGAGAAAGTTCTTCTAGAGCCAAAGCTGTCACAAAATCAGATTCCAGCAGTCAAACAGCTGGCAACCGCCACCAGACAGCAGCAGAAATGCAACGACAGAGGTTGAAGAAGCTGATGGAAGAGATGAATGAGGAAGGTGATGGTCGTTCAGCCCCCATTGTCAAGCTTGGAGATGCTTCAATGGCTTCTCCCTTCACAGCAAAGCATGCATCGGTTGCCCCCACCACAGACATAATTCGTCAGGGTCGCAGTACTCTTGTGACTACCCTCCAGATGTTTAAAATACTTGGTCTTAACTGCCTTGCTACAGCATATGTGTTGAGCGTCATGTATCTGGATGGTGTCAAGCTTGGTGATGTGCAGGCCACAATCAGTGGTGTCTTTACGGctgcttttttccttttcatttcccaAGCACGCCCCCTTCCCACACTTTCAGCTGAAAGACCCCACCCTCATGTTTTCTGCTTCTACGTTTTCCTCTCTCTCATGGGACAGTTTGCAATCCACCTGTTTTTTCTGATGTCGTCTGTGAAAAGTGCTGAGAAATATATGCCTGATGAATGTATTGAACCCGACTCCGATTTTCATCCGAATCTGGTGAACACCGTTTCATACATGGTGAGCATGATGCTCCAGCTAGCCACTTTTGCTGTGAACTATATTGGTCATCCTTTCAACCAGAGCATCACAGAAAGCAAACCATTCTTGTACGCCATCTTGGCTGCTGCAGGTTTCTTCACGGTGATCACTTCTGACCTTTTCAGGAACTTGAATGACTGGTTGAAATTGGTGCCCTTGCCACCAGAACTGAGGAACAAGCTTTTGATTTGGGCTTTGCTCATGTTCCTGAGCTGCTATACATGGGAGAAATTGTTGAGATGGGCTTTCCCTGGTAGGATTCCATCTTGGAAGAAACGACAACGGTTGGCTGCAGCCAATTTAGAGAAGAAGAAACGTGTCTGAACCATTACACAAGTCTTTGAAATTTGGAGAATAGTGCTGATAAGGAAAGTAGCAGCAAATCTAGAGGCATCAATTAAACGGTATGGATTCATCATTGCCTTGATATGTAACATTTCTATCCCATTAATTTTGATCACATTGTGGGAATTTTGTCTACCGATGGCCCAATTATACTACCAAggagaaagatgatgatttttttttacttggatcATTGAAGGTGAGAGAAGAAGAATGTCTCCAACCTTTTTTTAACACAGTTGTAGGTGGAAAATCTCGTACGCTACAACTCCAaactatttttactattttactaGTTGATCCATATAGAGAGCTgctttttttctatgattatgCCTTTTGGGATTTGTACTACCCTAGACATGTTTGCTATAGTAATGACATTTTGTGTTCAATGAGATGCACAAGGGTGTTCTCTCTTTGTTCCCTGATACTTATTATGAGTGCCTTTAAGCAGGCAGGGCTGTGAACTAGCAGAGTCAAGTTGTGTTTAAGATT of the Populus nigra chromosome 7, ddPopNigr1.1, whole genome shotgun sequence genome contains:
- the LOC133699861 gene encoding probable manganese-transporting ATPase PDR2, whose translation is MELRFNVGGKVVERVDLIRKKKWPWRLDIFPFAILYAIWMVTVVPSIDIVDAFIVLGGLVAIHVLVLLFTAWSVDFKCFVQYSKVNDIRAADTCKVTPAKFSGSKEVVPLYIRQQSATSSSPGDGEEIYFDFRKQWFIYSKENETFCKLPYPTKETFGHYLKSTGHGSEAKVAAATEKWGRNVFEYPQPTFQKLLKEQCMEPFFVFQVFCVGLWCLDEYWYYSLFTLFMLFMFESTMAKSRLKTLSELRRVRVDTQTIMVHRCGKWVKLSGTDLLPGDVVSIGRSSGQHGEDKSVPADMLLLAGSAILNEAILTGESTPQWKVSIMGRGMEEKLSAKRDKNHILFGGTKILQHTPDKNFPLRAPDGGCLAVVLRTGFETSQGKLMRTILFSTERVTANSWESGLFILFLVVFAVIAAGYVLKKGLEDPTRSKYKLFLSCSLIITSVIPPELPMELSIAVNTSLIALARRGIFCTEPFRIPFAGKVDICCFDKTGTLTSDDMEFRGVVGLTESADLESDMTKVPVRTAEILASCHALVFVDNKLVGDPLEKAALTGIDWSYKSDEKAMPKKGGGNAVQIVQRHHFASHLKRMAVVVRIQEEFLAFVKGAPETIQDRLIDLPPSYVDTYKKYTRQGSRVLALAFKYLPDMTVSEARSLDRDVVETGLAFAGFAVFNCPIREDSASVLSELKNSSHDLVMITGDQALTACHVASQVHIISKPALILGPSKSGEGYEWISPDEMEKISYGDKGAEELSETHDLCIGGDCIDMLQQSSAVLQVIPYVKVFARVAPEQKELILTTFKTVGRVTLMCGDGTNDVGALKQAHVGVALLNAVPPTKSGNSSSETSKDGNLKPSKSKLKPEVSNLNGESSSRAKAVTKSDSSSQTAGNRHQTAAEMQRQRLKKLMEEMNEEGDGRSAPIVKLGDASMASPFTAKHASVAPTTDIIRQGRSTLVTTLQMFKILGLNCLATAYVLSVMYLDGVKLGDVQATISGVFTAAFFLFISQARPLPTLSAERPHPHVFCFYVFLSLMGQFAIHLFFLMSSVKSAEKYMPDECIEPDSDFHPNLVNTVSYMVSMMLQLATFAVNYIGHPFNQSITESKPFLYAILAAAGFFTVITSDLFRNLNDWLKLVPLPPELRNKLLIWALLMFLSCYTWEKLLRWAFPGRIPSWKKRQRLAAANLEKKKRV